In Hypomesus transpacificus isolate Combined female unplaced genomic scaffold, fHypTra1 scaffold_27, whole genome shotgun sequence, one genomic interval encodes:
- the LOC124463053 gene encoding collagen alpha-2(IV) chain-like — translation MSPAGSCMRLFSTMPISYCNMGTCDNASRNNKSYWLSTMAAVAMMPVAGEEIKEHISCCVVCEVTSLAVAIDSQDTSTPQCSPKWRSLWMGYSFCMHTGAGDEGGGQSLTSSGCCLRDFRAQPFVECQGPRGTCHYFAKV, via the exons ATGTCTCCA GCAGGCTCCTGCATGCGCCTGTTCAGCACCATGCCCATCTCTTACTGCAACATGGGCACCTGTGACAATGCCAGCCGCAACAACAAGTCCTACTGGCTTTCCACTATggc agCTGTGGCCATGATGCCTGTGGCTGGCGAAGAGATAAAGGAGCACATCAgctgctgtgtggtgtgtgaagtGACCTCCCTGGCTGTAGCTATAGACAGTCAGGACACCAGCACGCCCCAGTGCTCCCCCAAATGGAGGAGTCTGTGGATGGGGTACTCTTTCTGTATG CACACAGGCGCTGGTGATGAGGGGGGTGGGCAGTCTCTGACATCATCAGGATGCTGCCTCCGAGACTTTCGTGCCCAGCCTTTTGTGGAGTGCCAGGGACCGCGTGGCACGTGCCATTACTTTGCCAAAGTCTGA